The Chloroflexia bacterium SDU3-3 genome has a window encoding:
- a CDS encoding glycosidase yields the protein MPEHYESLFERYHDNPILTPSDWPYPMHTVFNPGATRLHDGTTLLLCRVEDRRGHSHLCAARSANGVNGWQIDPQPSMLPDPEGWPEEIWGIEDPRITYVPELERYAVVYTSYSHGGPGVSLALTQDFQHFERYGVIMQPENKDAALLPHRIGDAWALIHRPVEPHAAHIWISYSTDLRHWGSHKRILAARHGAWWDANKIGLSPQPIETPQGWLVIYHGVRMTPAGCLYRLGLALFDRETPERCLSRGDTWVFGPETPYERSGDVGNVVFPCGVTVGDDGDRLNMYYGGADSCIALATSRISRLLAWLDANGRTPTQERE from the coding sequence ATGCCTGAACACTACGAGTCTCTGTTTGAGCGCTATCACGACAACCCGATCCTCACCCCATCCGACTGGCCGTACCCAATGCACACGGTGTTCAACCCCGGCGCGACCCGCCTGCACGATGGCACCACCCTGCTGCTCTGCCGCGTCGAGGATCGGCGCGGGCACTCGCACCTGTGCGCGGCGCGCTCAGCCAATGGGGTCAATGGCTGGCAAATCGACCCGCAGCCCAGCATGCTCCCCGACCCTGAGGGCTGGCCGGAGGAGATCTGGGGGATCGAAGACCCCCGTATCACCTATGTGCCCGAGCTGGAGCGCTACGCGGTGGTCTACACCTCCTACTCGCACGGCGGGCCGGGCGTCTCGCTGGCGCTCACCCAGGACTTCCAGCACTTCGAGCGCTACGGCGTGATCATGCAGCCCGAGAACAAGGACGCCGCACTGCTGCCGCACCGGATCGGCGACGCCTGGGCGCTCATCCATCGCCCGGTCGAGCCGCACGCCGCGCACATCTGGATCTCCTACTCCACCGACCTACGCCACTGGGGCAGCCACAAGCGCATCCTGGCGGCGCGGCATGGGGCCTGGTGGGATGCCAATAAAATCGGCCTGTCGCCGCAGCCCATCGAGACGCCACAGGGCTGGCTGGTGATCTACCACGGCGTGCGCATGACCCCTGCAGGATGCCTCTATCGCCTCGGGCTAGCACTCTTCGACCGCGAGACGCCTGAGCGCTGCCTCTCGCGCGGCGACACGTGGGTGTTCGGCCCGGAGACCCCCTACGAGCGCAGCGGCGATGTGGGCAACGTGGTGTTTCCCTGCGGCGTGACGGTCGGCGACGATGGTGATCGTCTCAATATGTACTATGGCGGGGCCGATAGCTGCATTGCGCTTGCGACCAGCCGGATAAGCCGCCTGCTGGCTTGGCTGGATGCCAATGGGCGCACGCCAACGCAGGAACGCGAGTAA
- a CDS encoding glycosyltransferase family 4 protein, with protein sequence MRVAMLAPIAWRVPPRHYGPWEQVVSVLTEGLVARGVDVTLFATADSHTSGQLAAICPRPYAEDASLDPKVWECLHIAAAFERAAEFDLIHNHFDFLPLSYSALVTTPVLTTIHGFSSEKIVPVYQRYNQGTHYVSISDADRDPSLSYCATVYHGIPMDDFTLRHGAREYLLFFGRIHPDKGAAEAIRVAKRSGQRLILAGIVQDRDYYARQIAPHIDNDQIRYIGPVGPSERNTLLGRATALLHLIDFEEPFGLSMIEAMACGTPVIAYRRGSVPEVVGHGRTGFIVEDEDAAVDALSMLGQLDPTQIRAHVAARFSREQMVEGYINVYQSILSTRRDPLSRKHSHA encoded by the coding sequence CTGCGGGTCGCCATGCTGGCCCCGATCGCTTGGCGCGTTCCGCCGCGCCACTACGGCCCGTGGGAGCAGGTCGTATCGGTGCTCACCGAGGGGCTGGTGGCGCGCGGCGTGGATGTCACGCTCTTCGCCACCGCCGACTCGCACACCAGCGGGCAGCTGGCGGCGATCTGCCCGCGCCCCTACGCCGAGGATGCGTCGCTTGACCCAAAGGTCTGGGAGTGCCTGCATATCGCCGCCGCCTTCGAGCGCGCCGCGGAGTTTGATCTCATCCATAACCACTTCGACTTCCTGCCGCTCTCCTACAGCGCGTTGGTAACCACGCCGGTGTTGACCACCATCCACGGCTTTTCATCCGAGAAGATCGTGCCCGTCTACCAGCGCTATAACCAGGGCACCCACTATGTGTCGATCAGTGACGCGGATCGCGACCCCTCGCTCAGCTATTGCGCCACGGTGTACCACGGTATCCCGATGGACGATTTCACCCTGCGGCACGGCGCGCGCGAGTACCTCCTGTTCTTCGGGCGCATCCACCCGGACAAAGGGGCTGCCGAGGCCATACGCGTCGCCAAACGGTCAGGGCAGCGCCTGATCCTGGCCGGGATCGTGCAGGATCGGGACTACTATGCGCGGCAGATCGCGCCGCATATTGATAACGACCAGATCCGCTATATCGGTCCGGTCGGGCCATCGGAGCGCAATACCCTCCTGGGACGGGCCACCGCGCTCCTGCACCTGATCGATTTTGAGGAGCCGTTTGGCCTGAGCATGATCGAGGCGATGGCCTGCGGCACCCCGGTGATCGCCTACCGCCGCGGCTCGGTCCCCGAGGTGGTGGGGCATGGCCGCACCGGCTTCATCGTGGAGGATGAGGACGCCGCCGTGGACGCGCTGAGCATGTTGGGGCAGCTCGACCCAACCCAGATCCGCGCCCATGTGGCGGCGCGCTTCAGCCGCGAGCAGATGGTCGAGGGCTACATCAACGTCTACCAGTCGATCCTTTCGACTCGCCGCGACCCATTGAGCAGAAAGCATAGCCATGCCTGA
- a CDS encoding glycosyltransferase — protein MNIPLPPRLQKIAVLGNALPRTCGIATYTTDLCAAITAAFPSIEIMQLAMNDRPEGYDYPPQVRFTLDQETLGDYHQAAEHINMAGVDLVLVQHEYGIFGGAAGSHLLALLCDLRVPIVTTLHTILRDPTPQQRKVLIELVRLSDRLVVMSEQGAIFLREIYGVSAEKIDHIPHGIPDIPFLDSSFNKDHLQAEGKTVMLTFGLLSRNKGIEYVIEAIPDILRQHPNVVYIVLGLTHPHVRQREGEQYRDSLRDLARERGVADHVVFQDQFVNLDELVTYIGAADIYITPYLSEAQIVSGTLAYTLGAGKAIISTPYWYAQEMLADGRGVLVPFRDPGAIATQVNALLADDGERDAMRKRAYLRGREMIWPTVAERYIETLRRARGEHHASTHALQQQTPMVASAQRLPPLHLGHLRHMTDDTGLVQHAVFTAPLYREGYTTDDNARALILTTLIESHPDEPDTEALATRYMAFLWHAFSPETGRFHNFLGYDRRWLDAHGSEDSHARAVWALGTVLGQSRAPTLRGAAAQLFAQALPALLAFEHPRPWAFALLGITAYLTRFRGDRTARQVQTVLAERLLDRYQEQYREEWPWYGDTLTYDNAVLPHALLISGVSLERADMRASGLESLRWLASVQHAEDGHFTPIGCHGFYPSGAAPARFDQQPIEAHAMVMASLAAYQITADEYWHDTACRAFEWFLGHNDLGLPLYDERTGGCHDGLECDRVNQNQGAESTLAFLLALTEMRLDAAHHDGMRPTMPTAIPVPVFRAPTPKPDGRKSR, from the coding sequence ATGAACATACCCCTTCCCCCTCGGCTTCAGAAGATCGCCGTGCTTGGAAACGCCCTGCCCCGCACCTGCGGGATCGCCACCTACACCACCGACCTGTGCGCCGCCATCACCGCCGCCTTCCCATCGATTGAGATCATGCAGCTGGCCATGAACGACCGGCCTGAGGGCTACGACTACCCACCGCAGGTGCGGTTCACACTGGATCAGGAGACGCTGGGCGACTACCACCAGGCCGCCGAGCATATCAACATGGCCGGGGTCGACCTGGTGCTGGTGCAGCACGAGTACGGCATCTTCGGCGGCGCGGCGGGCAGCCACCTGCTCGCGCTGCTGTGCGATCTGCGCGTGCCGATCGTCACCACCCTCCACACCATCCTGCGCGACCCAACGCCCCAGCAGCGCAAGGTGCTGATCGAGCTGGTGCGGCTCTCCGACCGCCTGGTGGTGATGAGCGAGCAGGGCGCGATCTTCCTGCGCGAGATCTACGGCGTCTCGGCGGAGAAAATCGACCATATCCCGCATGGCATCCCCGACATCCCCTTTCTCGACTCTAGCTTCAACAAGGATCACCTCCAGGCCGAGGGCAAAACGGTGATGCTGACCTTCGGCCTACTCTCGCGCAACAAAGGCATCGAGTATGTGATCGAGGCGATCCCCGACATCCTGCGGCAGCACCCGAATGTTGTCTACATCGTGCTGGGGCTGACCCACCCCCACGTGCGCCAGCGCGAGGGCGAGCAGTACCGCGACTCGCTGCGCGATCTGGCCCGCGAGCGTGGCGTCGCCGACCATGTGGTGTTTCAAGATCAGTTTGTCAACCTGGACGAGCTGGTGACCTATATCGGGGCGGCGGATATCTACATCACACCCTACCTCAGCGAGGCGCAGATCGTCTCGGGCACGCTGGCCTACACCCTTGGTGCGGGCAAGGCGATCATCTCGACGCCCTACTGGTATGCCCAGGAGATGCTGGCCGATGGCCGGGGCGTGCTGGTGCCCTTCCGCGACCCCGGCGCGATTGCCACCCAGGTGAACGCGCTGCTGGCCGATGATGGCGAGCGGGACGCCATGCGCAAGCGGGCCTATCTGCGCGGACGCGAGATGATCTGGCCGACCGTTGCGGAGCGCTACATCGAGACGCTCCGACGCGCGCGGGGCGAGCACCACGCCAGCACCCACGCGCTCCAGCAGCAGACCCCTATGGTCGCCAGCGCACAGCGCCTGCCGCCGCTCCACCTCGGCCACCTTCGACACATGACCGATGACACCGGCCTGGTACAGCATGCGGTCTTCACCGCACCGCTGTACCGCGAGGGCTACACCACCGACGACAATGCGCGGGCCTTAATCCTCACGACCTTGATCGAGTCGCACCCAGACGAACCAGACACCGAGGCGCTCGCAACGCGCTACATGGCCTTCCTGTGGCACGCCTTCAGCCCAGAGACGGGGCGATTCCACAATTTCCTGGGCTATGACCGACGCTGGCTGGATGCCCACGGCTCGGAGGATAGCCATGCGCGGGCTGTGTGGGCGCTGGGCACGGTGCTCGGGCAGTCGCGCGCACCAACGCTGCGCGGCGCGGCAGCCCAGCTCTTCGCGCAGGCGCTCCCGGCGCTACTGGCCTTCGAGCACCCGCGCCCGTGGGCCTTCGCGCTGCTGGGGATTACTGCCTACCTGACACGCTTCCGGGGCGACCGCACCGCGCGTCAGGTGCAGACTGTGCTGGCCGAGCGGCTGCTGGACCGCTACCAGGAGCAGTACCGCGAGGAGTGGCCGTGGTATGGCGACACGCTCACCTACGATAACGCCGTGCTGCCCCACGCCCTGCTGATCAGCGGCGTCTCGCTTGAGCGCGCCGACATGCGGGCGTCCGGCCTGGAGTCGCTGCGCTGGCTCGCATCGGTGCAGCACGCCGAGGATGGGCACTTTACCCCGATTGGCTGCCATGGCTTCTACCCCTCTGGTGCGGCCCCGGCTCGCTTTGACCAGCAGCCGATCGAGGCCCACGCGATGGTGATGGCGTCGCTGGCGGCCTACCAGATCACGGCGGATGAATACTGGCACGATACGGCGTGCCGCGCCTTCGAGTGGTTTCTTGGCCACAACGATCTGGGGCTGCCGCTCTACGATGAGCGCACCGGCGGCTGCCACGATGGGCTGGAGTGCGACCGCGTGAACCAGAACCAGGGCGCGGAATCAACCCTGGCCTTCCTGCTGGCGCTGACCGAGATGCGGCTGGACGCCGCGCACCATGATGGGATGCGACCCACGATGCCGACGGCCATCCCGGTTCCGGTCTTCCGCGCGCCGACGCCGAAGCCCGACGGGCGGAAAAGCCGATGA